The following proteins come from a genomic window of Phosphitispora fastidiosa:
- a CDS encoding ABC transporter permease, which translates to MKIFEALRIALRGLVSNKMRSLLTMLGVIIGVGSVITLVSIGEGVKSSISDQIQGLGSNLVLVTPGKGAVGMNASSMGAAVSELSYEDALAVERNSDAVKSVAPLIESGANVEYQGETKATLLSGTTASYGEVRNSPLAAGDFFTIGDIRGYRHVAVIGDTVSRKIFGRENPVGKNIMLNKAGFEVIGVMEKKGPTLTIDNDDRVFIPITVAEEMLDTNQVNMMFVQADGPELVSTAVAETRRIIGSRHKKNDFVVSEQEDILNTFQGIMGTLTGMLGGIAGVSLVVGGIGIMNIMLVTVTERTREIGIRKAVGAKKRDIMFQFLLESIFISALGGLLGVAAGFLGALLLGRVIPRLPTVISPWSIAAAFIFALLVGLFFGIYPARKAARLDPIHALRYE; encoded by the coding sequence TTGAAAATATTTGAAGCATTGAGGATAGCTTTGCGCGGCCTGGTTTCAAATAAAATGAGGTCACTTTTAACTATGCTGGGTGTAATTATAGGTGTCGGTTCAGTTATTACCTTGGTTTCCATTGGCGAAGGTGTCAAATCATCCATTTCCGACCAAATCCAGGGCCTTGGTTCAAACTTGGTTCTGGTCACTCCAGGGAAGGGCGCTGTGGGCATGAATGCCAGCTCCATGGGGGCCGCGGTTAGCGAACTTTCATATGAGGATGCCCTTGCAGTCGAACGTAATTCAGATGCGGTAAAAAGTGTGGCACCTCTGATTGAAAGTGGCGCTAATGTTGAATATCAGGGTGAGACAAAAGCGACTCTTTTAAGCGGGACAACAGCAAGTTATGGAGAAGTCCGTAATTCCCCATTGGCTGCCGGTGACTTTTTTACAATCGGAGACATTAGGGGTTACAGGCATGTGGCAGTAATCGGTGACACCGTGAGCCGGAAAATATTTGGCCGCGAAAACCCGGTGGGCAAGAATATCATGTTAAATAAAGCTGGTTTTGAGGTCATTGGGGTAATGGAGAAAAAAGGTCCTACCCTAACGATTGATAATGATGACAGGGTATTTATACCAATAACTGTAGCCGAAGAAATGCTTGATACCAATCAGGTGAATATGATGTTTGTCCAGGCGGACGGGCCGGAGTTGGTCAGCACGGCAGTTGCAGAAACCAGGAGGATTATCGGCAGCAGGCACAAGAAAAACGATTTTGTGGTCAGTGAACAGGAAGATATCCTGAATACCTTTCAGGGAATTATGGGGACCCTGACCGGAATGCTGGGAGGAATTGCCGGGGTTTCACTGGTGGTGGGCGGGATAGGTATCATGAATATCATGCTGGTGACAGTTACGGAAAGGACCCGTGAAATCGGAATCAGGAAGGCGGTGGGAGCCAAAAAAAGAGATATTATGTTTCAGTTTTTACTGGAGTCAATATTTATTAGCGCCCTTGGCGGGCTGCTGGGTGTTGCTGCCGGGTTTTTGGGAGCCCTGCTGCTTGGCCGGGTCATTCCCAGGCTGCCGACGGTAATTTCTCCCTGGTCGATAGCAGCTGCCTTTATATTTGCGCTGCTTGTGGGCTTGTTCTTCGGGATTTATCCTGCGCGTAAGGCTGCGCGTCTGGACCCTATTCATGCCCTAAGGTATGAGTGA
- a CDS encoding transporter substrate-binding domain-containing protein, with translation MKSFVTANVIPYRPFAWKNEITGKVEGFDVDIIKAIGKEIGISVNVQATTWEKIFFNLLEKQCDLVIAAMTITKQRLETIIFSDSYLTAGQIITVPKDSTIKNLNDLEQKSVGVLKNTTGDFIMKDMKELHHLKIRKYPSKTKAFASLQNGETDALVIDLPLAQYFIKSHPDLELTIACNMFTTENYAIAFRKESLQLRENINQGLRKIKENGIYQEILDKFF, from the coding sequence GTGAAAAGCTTTGTAACAGCCAATGTAATTCCCTACCGACCGTTTGCCTGGAAAAATGAAATAACCGGAAAGGTAGAGGGTTTTGATGTCGATATAATTAAGGCAATCGGAAAAGAAATAGGTATCAGTGTTAATGTTCAGGCAACGACCTGGGAAAAAATATTCTTTAACCTGCTGGAAAAACAATGTGACCTGGTAATTGCCGCAATGACAATAACCAAGCAAAGACTGGAAACAATTATTTTCTCAGATTCATATCTGACAGCGGGACAAATAATTACGGTCCCCAAAGACAGTACCATTAAAAACCTGAATGACCTCGAGCAAAAAAGTGTCGGGGTTCTGAAAAATACCACCGGTGATTTTATTATGAAAGATATGAAAGAACTGCATCACCTGAAAATCAGAAAATATCCTTCTAAAACCAAGGCCTTTGCCAGCCTGCAGAACGGTGAAACCGATGCTCTTGTGATAGACCTGCCTTTGGCTCAATATTTCATTAAAAGCCATCCGGACCTCGAATTAACCATTGCCTGTAACATGTTTACAACTGAAAATTACGCTATTGCCTTTCGCAAAGAGAGTCTGCAATTAAGAGAAAACATAAACCAGGGGCTGCGAAAAATTAAAGAAAATGGGATCTACCAAGAGATTCTGGACAAGTTCTTTTAG
- a CDS encoding toxin-antitoxin system HicB family antitoxin — translation MAGKKKSFPLRIDPVLYETLEHWAADELRSVNAHIEFLLRESAKKAGRLKGTIKAKDTEPDN, via the coding sequence ATGGCCGGTAAAAAAAAGAGCTTTCCGCTCAGAATCGACCCCGTGCTTTATGAAACGCTGGAACACTGGGCTGCTGATGAACTGCGCAGTGTAAATGCCCATATTGAATTCCTGCTTCGTGAATCAGCCAAAAAGGCTGGAAGACTGAAAGGGACTATTAAAGCCAAAGATACAGAACCAGACAATTGA
- a CDS encoding response regulator transcription factor codes for MIGKVLLIDSEAESRDLVTIYLTREGFLVVTHGEGTTALDIFDKIRPDLVILEVNLSGLDGYEVCRRLRYNTQVPIIFLSHRSDLTDIVLGLGLGANDYVAKPFNPVELAARVRAQLLRYKTLCEQSVTKPSILRFNDLEIDINARELKQNNSRIDLSAKEFDLLAELASCPNKVFTIEELFEKIWGYDNDADCRTVTVHLGKLRKKIEQDPSSPHYIVNVRGVGYKLKTN; via the coding sequence TTGATAGGCAAGGTTTTACTTATTGACAGTGAAGCCGAAAGCCGCGACCTGGTCACTATTTACCTGACCCGGGAGGGTTTTCTGGTGGTCACCCATGGAGAAGGGACAACTGCTCTTGATATATTCGATAAAATCCGTCCGGATCTGGTCATTCTGGAGGTTAACCTTTCCGGACTGGACGGTTATGAGGTATGCCGAAGACTGCGTTATAACACACAAGTACCGATAATATTTCTTTCGCATCGTTCCGATTTAACAGATATAGTTCTGGGCCTGGGCCTGGGAGCCAATGACTACGTAGCTAAACCGTTTAACCCGGTCGAGTTGGCAGCCCGTGTCAGAGCCCAACTGCTGCGGTATAAGACCTTATGTGAACAATCCGTGACAAAACCCAGCATCCTCAGATTCAATGATCTCGAAATAGATATTAATGCCCGTGAGTTAAAACAAAACAACTCCAGAATTGACTTATCTGCAAAGGAATTTGACCTTCTGGCTGAATTAGCCTCCTGTCCCAATAAGGTATTCACTATAGAGGAGTTATTTGAAAAGATATGGGGATATGACAATGATGCTGACTGCAGGACAGTAACAGTACACCTGGGAAAGCTCAGAAAAAAGATAGAACAGGATCCCTCCTCGCCGCATTATATAGTTAATGTCCGCGGAGTTGGTTACAAACTGAAGACAAATTAA
- a CDS encoding helix-turn-helix domain-containing protein, producing MNYRMMGERIRKQRIFNKMTQENLAEKANISVSFLGQIERGDRKPSLETVVNIANSLGVTVDQLLTDSYKIAPKSLVDELAFLVREKSEHEIRTVIEVTKTIIKHNKKD from the coding sequence ATGAATTATAGAATGATGGGTGAACGGATCCGCAAACAAAGGATATTCAATAAAATGACTCAGGAAAATTTGGCCGAGAAAGCCAATATTTCTGTATCTTTTTTGGGTCAAATAGAGAGAGGCGACAGAAAGCCCAGTCTGGAGACAGTCGTAAACATTGCTAATTCATTGGGTGTCACTGTTGATCAGTTATTAACAGACAGCTATAAGATTGCCCCCAAATCCCTTGTCGATGAACTGGCTTTTTTGGTCCGGGAGAAATCAGAACATGAAATCAGAACAGTTATCGAAGTTACCAAAACGATAATCAAGCATAACAAAAAGGATTAA
- a CDS encoding mechanosensitive ion channel family protein, whose product MLEKLDFLKTINYWFLNKLTPGLTVDLLTAIAILTFFMVFKNTLSGFIIRIFTRVSGKTKTAFDDHIIISFQKPLRWLLVLLGFYLALAYLPLGPGFDLMLLKIFRSGLIILAASGFYSLAGSYDLLQDDLEKIFGREIDKILMPFLSKVFKVIIVALALTIVAQEWDYDINSFIAGLGLGGLAFALAAKDTVSNIFGGIVIITDKPFSMGDWVHTPSVEGIVEDINFRSTRIRTFAQALVTVPNATLVNEPITNWTRMGIRRITFNLGVTYSTPREKLQKCVQNIRSMLESHPEINKDFILVRFDSFNESSLDIFLYFFTNTTNWAEYLKVKEDINFRIMEILESEGVSVAFPSTSIYFETPLEGAQ is encoded by the coding sequence TTGCTCGAAAAACTGGATTTCCTGAAAACTATCAACTATTGGTTCCTAAACAAACTGACACCCGGATTAACCGTGGATCTGTTGACAGCGATCGCTATTTTAACCTTTTTTATGGTGTTCAAAAACACTCTTTCCGGCTTTATAATTCGTATTTTCACCCGTGTATCCGGTAAAACCAAAACTGCTTTTGATGACCATATTATTATTTCTTTTCAAAAGCCGCTGCGCTGGTTATTGGTTCTATTGGGATTTTACCTGGCATTGGCTTACCTGCCCTTAGGTCCCGGATTTGACCTGATGCTGTTAAAGATTTTTCGCTCAGGGCTGATAATTCTGGCAGCATCCGGATTCTATAGCCTCGCAGGGAGCTATGACCTCCTGCAGGATGACCTGGAAAAGATATTTGGACGGGAAATTGACAAAATACTGATGCCCTTCCTGTCAAAGGTCTTCAAAGTAATTATAGTCGCGCTGGCTCTGACTATTGTGGCTCAGGAATGGGATTATGATATCAACAGTTTTATTGCCGGTCTGGGACTGGGAGGTTTGGCCTTCGCACTGGCTGCCAAAGATACGGTATCCAACATATTCGGGGGAATAGTAATTATAACAGACAAACCCTTTTCTATGGGAGACTGGGTTCATACCCCAAGTGTTGAAGGAATTGTTGAAGACATCAATTTCAGAAGCACCAGAATAAGGACCTTCGCCCAAGCTCTGGTTACCGTCCCAAATGCTACTCTCGTTAATGAACCGATAACGAACTGGACCCGCATGGGCATCAGGCGCATCACTTTTAACCTGGGAGTTACATATTCCACACCGCGTGAAAAGCTGCAAAAATGTGTGCAAAACATCCGTTCCATGCTGGAATCCCATCCCGAAATAAACAAGGATTTTATCCTGGTGAGGTTTGATTCTTTTAATGAAAGCAGCCTGGACATTTTTCTTTATTTCTTCACTAATACAACAAACTGGGCTGAATACCTGAAAGTTAAAGAAGACATCAACTTCCGAATAATGGAAATCCTGGAATCAGAGGGTGTATCTGTGGCCTTTCCCAGTACCAGCATCTACTTTGAAACACCTCTTGAAGGAGCCCAATGA
- a CDS encoding glutamine synthetase family protein, whose protein sequence is MNIDQVREIIEKEQIDTIKLGGVDIDGVYRGKRIPVREFLGSAWNKGVCFCDVLFGWDIQNQIYEVPLKFTGWDTGYGDIVAVPDLNTFRVVPGQEKTASVLCDYYTEHGELLNIAPRSVLKKVIAKANELGFRPYSASELEFYLFDETLKTMNEKQFSNPKVLLPGIHCYNLVRSSAVEYIIGEVRRRMDQYNIELEACNTEYGPGQFEVNLKYTDALEQADRTVLYKTYIKEIAVEKNLFASFMAKWQEGISGNSFHIHQSLWDLNGTQNLFYDTNNPHNISDTMRYFAGGVLATLHEFTALYAPTINSYKRFVEESYAPFNETWGIDNRTVACRVIASSNKGARLENRTPGADGNPYLVTAAFLAGGLYGIMNKIEPPKLLVRENGYNLPPEIAKPLPQNLTESIEALRGSEVAKQFFGEEFIDHYLSTRLWEIKVFLKSVTDWERKRYMEMA, encoded by the coding sequence TTGAACATTGACCAAGTGAGGGAAATTATTGAAAAGGAACAAATTGACACAATCAAACTCGGCGGAGTGGATATTGACGGAGTATACCGGGGTAAAAGAATACCGGTCAGAGAGTTTTTGGGTTCCGCTTGGAACAAGGGGGTCTGTTTCTGTGACGTGCTCTTTGGCTGGGATATCCAGAATCAGATTTATGAAGTTCCCCTGAAGTTTACCGGATGGGATACCGGGTATGGTGATATTGTTGCTGTCCCGGATCTGAATACCTTCCGGGTAGTGCCCGGACAGGAAAAAACCGCCTCTGTACTCTGTGATTATTACACTGAACACGGTGAACTCTTGAACATTGCCCCCAGATCAGTCCTGAAAAAAGTTATCGCCAAGGCCAATGAACTTGGCTTCCGGCCTTATTCAGCATCAGAACTGGAGTTTTACCTTTTTGATGAAACACTCAAAACCATGAATGAGAAACAATTTTCAAATCCCAAAGTTTTGCTTCCGGGGATTCACTGCTATAACCTTGTCAGGTCATCAGCGGTAGAATACATCATCGGTGAAGTCAGGCGTCGTATGGATCAGTACAATATTGAACTGGAGGCCTGTAATACGGAATACGGTCCCGGGCAGTTTGAGGTTAACCTTAAATACACTGATGCTTTGGAACAGGCTGACCGGACGGTTCTCTACAAAACCTATATTAAGGAAATTGCTGTTGAGAAGAACCTGTTTGCATCCTTTATGGCAAAATGGCAGGAAGGAATTTCGGGCAACTCTTTCCATATCCACCAAAGTCTCTGGGATTTAAATGGGACTCAAAACCTCTTCTATGATACCAATAATCCTCACAACATATCTGATACCATGAGGTATTTTGCAGGCGGGGTTCTGGCTACACTACATGAGTTTACAGCCCTGTATGCACCAACCATTAATTCATACAAGCGTTTTGTCGAAGAGTCCTATGCTCCCTTTAATGAAACCTGGGGCATAGACAACCGTACTGTGGCCTGCCGGGTTATTGCCTCTTCAAACAAGGGTGCCCGTTTGGAGAACAGAACTCCCGGCGCTGATGGCAACCCTTACCTGGTAACCGCTGCATTTTTGGCAGGCGGTCTCTATGGCATAATGAACAAGATTGAGCCTCCCAAACTGCTGGTCCGTGAAAATGGCTATAATTTACCTCCGGAAATAGCCAAGCCGCTGCCCCAAAACCTTACTGAATCAATAGAAGCCTTAAGAGGCAGTGAGGTAGCCAAGCAATTCTTCGGTGAAGAGTTTATTGACCACTACCTGTCAACAAGGCTGTGGGAAATTAAGGTTTTCCTAAAATCAGTAACTGATTGGGAACGCAAAAGGTATATGGAAATGGCATAA
- a CDS encoding amidohydrolase family protein yields MKITDAHAHISDTVYGNVGLYLEQIKEAGIAEGVVVPGGMLDVRKMTDYITGRAQPENPVPDNSYVQQSCKAHQESLWGLICVDPHDDNALENLENGLKSGYRGLKLSPMSHQFSFAAKAVANLAACCGEYGFPVYTHVVYSPGAATARFVTLARQFPKTNFILGHMGFGPADVEGLEAAAVLDNLYLETSTGNFLHLQESVKRAGAGKIVYGSEFPLSHPKAELEKILLLKLPASDREKILGGNIRTLLGIS; encoded by the coding sequence ATGAAAATTACTGATGCCCATGCCCACATTTCTGACACTGTTTACGGCAATGTGGGGCTTTACCTGGAACAGATTAAGGAGGCTGGGATTGCAGAAGGTGTGGTTGTCCCCGGAGGCATGCTTGATGTGAGGAAAATGACCGACTATATTACCGGCCGTGCCCAACCCGAGAATCCGGTTCCGGATAATTCCTATGTGCAGCAATCCTGCAAGGCTCATCAGGAATCGCTTTGGGGCCTGATTTGTGTTGACCCGCATGACGATAATGCCCTGGAAAATCTGGAGAACGGCCTTAAATCAGGATACCGGGGCCTAAAGCTCTCACCCATGAGCCACCAGTTTTCCTTTGCCGCCAAGGCTGTTGCCAACCTGGCAGCCTGCTGCGGAGAATATGGTTTTCCGGTATATACTCATGTGGTATACAGTCCCGGCGCTGCCACAGCCCGGTTTGTCACCCTGGCCCGCCAGTTCCCCAAAACCAACTTCATCCTGGGCCACATGGGTTTTGGGCCGGCAGATGTGGAAGGTCTTGAGGCTGCGGCTGTCCTGGATAATTTGTACCTGGAAACCTCAACAGGTAATTTTCTGCATCTCCAGGAATCTGTAAAACGGGCCGGGGCCGGGAAGATAGTGTATGGTTCTGAATTCCCGTTGAGTCACCCCAAGGCTGAGTTAGAAAAAATTTTACTACTGAAACTGCCTGCAAGTGACCGGGAAAAAATCCTTGGCGGGAATATCCGGACCCTGCTGGGCATTAGTTAA
- a CDS encoding phenylacetate--CoA ligase family protein: MASKFEKRMSQMNKPAVLEKYFTDENFPDKNMTPVQIADFQRDALKEIVTRAYEKCEFYRNRMKNAGVTPKDIRELSDLSKLPFVTKEELRGDPWKLLTCDREDVALVSVSTGTTGGEEVYIPYTWRDYYPNEMAPGYPELVPIERGDLCINALPYEMSSAGLSFHKTFMDACQATVMPAGKGGAYSTPEKTVKVMRDLGPTAVITTPSWAITLAEAAEEAGFAIPDLNLRKMWLTGEGCSPSFRKRVEKIWGATANCYYGSLEVGGIGVECDAHDGYHLLLGHVIVEIIDPETGEVLEPGEIGEIVATCLLRFDTPLLRYRTRDLGYIEPNPCSCGVALPRLFLRGRLVDQLEIQGVSFSPYYFEEFLMRLPEVGNWYQFIAKTKGSDRLKIRAEMATGVKASPQLAEKLASKMEYGIGIPCEFELLEKIPRTQQKTVRVVWEDD, encoded by the coding sequence GTGGCCTCCAAGTTTGAAAAGAGAATGTCACAGATGAATAAACCGGCGGTACTGGAAAAGTATTTTACCGATGAAAATTTTCCAGATAAAAACATGACTCCGGTTCAGATTGCAGATTTTCAACGGGATGCACTCAAAGAGATAGTAACCCGGGCTTATGAAAAGTGTGAGTTTTATCGAAATAGAATGAAAAATGCGGGAGTAACCCCAAAGGATATTAGAGAGCTGTCAGACTTAAGCAAACTGCCATTTGTAACCAAGGAAGAATTGCGGGGCGACCCGTGGAAGCTTTTGACCTGTGACCGGGAGGATGTTGCCTTGGTGAGTGTTTCCACCGGTACTACAGGTGGTGAAGAGGTCTATATTCCCTATACCTGGAGGGATTACTACCCTAATGAAATGGCGCCGGGTTACCCGGAGTTGGTGCCCATTGAGCGCGGGGACCTGTGTATCAATGCCCTGCCTTATGAAATGAGTTCGGCAGGCCTGTCCTTTCATAAAACCTTCATGGATGCCTGCCAGGCAACGGTAATGCCTGCCGGTAAGGGAGGGGCCTATTCTACCCCGGAAAAGACTGTCAAGGTAATGCGGGATTTAGGGCCGACAGCAGTTATCACGACCCCGTCATGGGCCATTACCCTGGCTGAAGCAGCAGAAGAGGCGGGATTTGCCATACCGGACTTGAACCTGAGAAAGATGTGGCTGACGGGTGAAGGGTGTTCTCCTTCATTCCGGAAAAGGGTAGAAAAAATATGGGGCGCCACCGCCAACTGCTACTATGGTTCCCTTGAGGTCGGCGGAATAGGAGTCGAGTGTGATGCTCACGACGGCTATCACCTGCTGCTGGGCCATGTAATTGTAGAAATCATTGACCCTGAAACAGGTGAAGTCCTTGAACCGGGGGAAATCGGGGAAATAGTGGCCACCTGCCTGCTTCGCTTCGATACCCCCCTGCTAAGATACCGGACCCGTGATTTGGGTTATATTGAACCCAATCCCTGCAGCTGTGGGGTGGCCTTACCAAGACTATTCCTGAGAGGGAGACTGGTTGACCAATTAGAAATTCAGGGAGTCTCTTTTTCACCTTATTATTTTGAAGAATTCCTCATGAGGCTTCCTGAGGTGGGCAACTGGTATCAGTTTATTGCCAAAACCAAGGGTTCTGACAGACTGAAAATACGTGCTGAAATGGCCACGGGTGTCAAGGCCTCACCACAGCTTGCGGAAAAGCTGGCCAGTAAGATGGAGTATGGGATTGGCATCCCCTGCGAATTTGAGCTGTTGGAAAAAATCCCCCGCACACAGCAAAAAACCGTAAGGGTAGTCTGGGAGGATGATTAA
- a CDS encoding SPFH domain-containing protein: protein MNEIKAWKVNGFLAVFIFMALMAAAVAAFIAFKPVTGVLFVIVASILASGVIVVQPNKALAMTFFGRYLGTVRDSGMWLTVPLCIRKKVSLRVRNFNSAKLKVNDVEGNPVEIAAVVVFKVVDSAKALFDVDDYEEFVEIQSETALRHVATRYPYDSFEDDGGYSLRGNAEEVAAELGTELQVRLSVAGVEVIEARLTHLAYATEIAHAMLQRQQASAIVSARKKIVEGAVGMAQMAIEQLIRDDVVELDEERKVAMVNNLLVAIVSERAAQPVINTGSLY from the coding sequence ATGAATGAGATTAAGGCGTGGAAGGTTAACGGTTTTTTGGCAGTGTTCATTTTTATGGCATTGATGGCGGCAGCAGTTGCAGCATTCATTGCTTTTAAGCCGGTAACGGGTGTTCTGTTTGTGATAGTTGCTTCCATTCTGGCTTCGGGAGTAATTGTTGTCCAGCCGAACAAGGCTTTGGCCATGACCTTTTTTGGAAGGTATCTTGGTACTGTCAGAGACAGCGGGATGTGGCTCACAGTACCGCTCTGTATCAGGAAAAAGGTTTCCCTCCGGGTGCGCAATTTCAACAGCGCTAAACTGAAGGTGAATGATGTTGAGGGCAATCCTGTTGAAATTGCTGCTGTTGTTGTTTTTAAAGTAGTGGATTCAGCAAAAGCCCTGTTTGATGTTGATGATTATGAGGAATTTGTGGAGATACAGAGTGAAACGGCATTACGCCATGTTGCGACACGGTATCCGTATGACAGCTTTGAAGATGACGGAGGTTATTCGCTGCGGGGAAATGCAGAAGAGGTTGCTGCCGAACTTGGAACTGAACTGCAGGTACGTCTTTCAGTGGCCGGGGTTGAGGTAATTGAAGCCCGGCTGACCCACCTGGCTTATGCAACTGAGATTGCTCATGCTATGCTCCAGAGGCAGCAGGCATCAGCGATTGTTTCCGCAAGGAAAAAAATTGTCGAAGGGGCTGTTGGTATGGCTCAGATGGCTATAGAACAGCTGATTAGGGATGATGTCGTGGAACTGGATGAAGAGCGGAAAGTTGCTATGGTAAATAACCTGCTGGTAGCCATTGTTTCTGAACGGGCAGCACAGCCTGTGATAAACACAGGAAGCCTGTACTGA
- a CDS encoding DUF1657 domain-containing protein produces MTVGDKIHQTLASLEGAAANLKTFALETNDQNAKQMFNDLSGQVETISNSLKGRVNYVEQQEPQYKIQQQKQQ; encoded by the coding sequence TTGACAGTAGGAGATAAAATCCATCAAACCCTGGCCAGCCTGGAAGGCGCAGCAGCCAACCTGAAAACATTTGCCCTGGAAACCAACGACCAGAATGCGAAGCAGATGTTCAATGATCTGAGCGGCCAGGTTGAAACGATCTCCAATTCCCTTAAAGGTCGTGTCAATTATGTTGAGCAGCAGGAACCACAGTACAAAATCCAGCAGCAGAAGCAGCAGTAA
- a CDS encoding ABC transporter ATP-binding protein, with amino-acid sequence MIIHISNMFKFYGLKNTRVSALKHISLDIASGEMLSIMGPSGSGKSTLMNILGCLDRPTSGVYEFKGRDISSLNDNELAVLRNQYIGFVFQNFNLLSRSTALANVELPMVYAGITARKRRNVAKELLEVVGLKDRMNHYPNELSGGQKQRVAIARALVNHPAVLLADEPTGNLDTRSGTEVIKLFDTLNSIGVTVVVVTHDSDVAVQTRRIVYVRDGEIVSDVSGGRIKKDQRVIPDEIRPGVLSFEKPHEWNGRDGF; translated from the coding sequence ATGATTATACACATATCAAATATGTTCAAATTTTATGGTCTCAAAAACACCCGGGTTTCGGCCTTGAAGCACATCAGCCTGGACATAGCCTCAGGTGAAATGTTGTCTATAATGGGACCGTCAGGTTCAGGTAAATCAACTCTGATGAATATTCTCGGATGTCTTGACCGCCCCACTTCTGGGGTCTATGAATTTAAAGGCAGGGATATCAGCAGTCTCAATGATAATGAACTGGCAGTCCTCCGCAATCAATATATAGGATTTGTTTTCCAGAACTTTAACCTGCTTTCCAGGTCAACAGCGCTTGCCAATGTCGAGCTTCCCATGGTTTATGCCGGAATCACTGCCCGGAAGAGGCGTAATGTAGCTAAGGAACTCCTGGAGGTTGTGGGCTTGAAGGATAGGATGAATCACTACCCCAATGAACTTTCAGGGGGACAGAAGCAGAGAGTGGCAATTGCCAGGGCATTGGTCAACCATCCTGCAGTTCTCCTGGCAGATGAGCCGACGGGTAATCTGGACACCCGGTCTGGAACTGAAGTTATCAAGCTTTTTGATACCCTGAACAGTATTGGGGTTACGGTTGTTGTGGTGACACATGACAGTGATGTGGCTGTTCAGACACGGAGAATAGTTTATGTCAGAGATGGGGAAATTGTCTCTGATGTTTCGGGCGGCAGAATTAAAAAAGACCAAAGGGTAATTCCTGATGAAATACGACCCGGAGTTTTGAGCTTTGAAAAACCTCATGAGTGGAATGGCAGGGATGGTTTTTGA
- the ytxC gene encoding putative sporulation protein YtxC, which yields MQASFSIGARENIEMLKSKLDTEFAMLQNDGIRVSLEESPPTGGLTFLGYNIADYGNSSYSEEETRSIFKHYIANVVSEIILNYWEKGLLKDIIKNNYYYFLPEEQQVIYDIALNHLNHGVEPDDDAFVHYLSRKALVLQKLIEYLHTNDRLIIEGFIRFRLKDYLQEIYTAADKAVDDFMLEKEYKEFIKLLKYFVEIQEPRLETVQVLALPSGYFKLLDGNNKNISSEYLDGFLIESGDSEINYEDLLISALITIAPSSVILHYKEHDSSSARATETIKSVFGDRVKFCDGCKICDKAGKIKGNRERKQ from the coding sequence TTGCAAGCATCCTTTTCTATTGGAGCCAGGGAGAACATAGAGATGCTTAAGAGTAAGCTGGATACAGAATTTGCAATGCTGCAGAATGATGGTATCAGGGTATCTCTTGAAGAGTCTCCCCCAACTGGGGGTTTAACATTTTTAGGATATAATATTGCTGATTATGGAAACTCAAGTTATTCAGAGGAAGAAACCCGCTCGATTTTCAAACACTATATTGCCAATGTTGTTTCCGAAATAATCCTTAATTATTGGGAAAAGGGTCTGCTCAAGGACATAATCAAGAACAACTACTACTATTTTTTGCCTGAGGAACAGCAGGTAATTTACGATATTGCGTTAAATCACTTAAATCACGGTGTTGAGCCTGATGATGACGCGTTTGTACACTACCTGAGCAGGAAGGCCCTGGTTCTGCAGAAGCTTATTGAGTACCTGCATACAAATGACCGCCTGATTATTGAGGGTTTTATCCGCTTCCGGCTGAAGGATTATCTTCAGGAGATTTACACTGCAGCTGATAAGGCCGTAGATGATTTTATGCTGGAAAAGGAGTATAAAGAATTCATAAAACTGCTTAAGTATTTTGTCGAAATACAGGAACCAAGGCTGGAAACAGTTCAGGTACTGGCACTGCCTTCGGGGTATTTTAAACTTCTTGACGGAAATAACAAAAATATCAGCAGCGAGTACCTTGACGGGTTTTTAATTGAATCAGGAGATTCTGAGATAAATTATGAGGATTTGCTTATCAGTGCATTAATCACAATTGCGCCAAGCAGCGTAATACTACACTATAAGGAGCATGACAGCAGTTCCGCCAGAGCTACGGAAACTATCAAGAGTGTGTTTGGGGACAGAGTGAAGTTTTGTGATGGATGCAAAATCTGTGACAAGGCTGGAAAGATCAAGGGTAATAGGGAAAGAAAGCAGTGA